From Chlamydiifrater volucris, one genomic window encodes:
- a CDS encoding Rne/Rng family ribonuclease, giving the protein MENDVLLNIESKEIRYAHLKNGLLFDLIIERKKIRQLKGNIYRGKVTNILRNIQSAFINIDERENGFIHISDVLENSKKFEQMFDTDLDEDEDMPPPTEQPDSPIEDLLELDSPVLVQVVKEPIGTKGARLTSNISIPGRYLVLLPNSPHRGVSRKIEDPQIRDQLKRLIRSFEMPRDMGLICRTASMTASTETLIAEAHELLKTWKTIIEKFHATEEPSLLYEETDLVKKAVVTGIDKNFNRLLIDDYATYRKCRHIMKKYSPESTMKIEYYRDSVPMFERFNVEKEIEKATKRKIWLTSGGYLFFDRTEAMHTVDVNSGRSTQLEGGVEETLVQINLEAAEEIARQLRLRNVGGLVIIDFIDMKSRKNQKRVLERLKEHMKADSARCTILSMSEFGLVEMTRQRNRESLVQTLFTPCPYCCGNALIKTNESIAIEIERELKKVINYRNHRNLCLVVHPELASYMKLEGDDIALIRLAKQLKAKLQINTSDELHLNHYQFFSLITGEKIDL; this is encoded by the coding sequence ATGGAAAATGATGTTTTGTTGAATATCGAGTCAAAAGAGATTCGTTATGCTCACTTGAAAAATGGTCTGCTTTTCGACTTGATCATAGAGAGAAAAAAGATTCGCCAACTCAAGGGCAATATCTACAGAGGCAAAGTTACCAACATCTTAAGAAACATCCAATCTGCTTTCATCAACATTGACGAACGCGAAAATGGATTCATTCATATCTCAGATGTTTTGGAAAATTCCAAAAAGTTTGAGCAAATGTTTGATACGGATTTGGATGAAGATGAAGATATGCCTCCTCCTACTGAGCAACCGGATTCTCCGATCGAAGACCTTCTGGAGTTGGATAGCCCAGTCTTAGTTCAAGTTGTGAAGGAGCCTATAGGGACGAAGGGAGCGCGACTGACTTCTAATATCTCCATTCCTGGAAGATATCTGGTATTGCTGCCTAATTCGCCTCACCGAGGCGTTTCTAGAAAAATAGAAGACCCTCAAATTCGAGACCAGCTAAAAAGACTTATCCGCTCTTTTGAAATGCCTCGAGATATGGGCCTGATTTGCCGAACTGCAAGCATGACAGCTTCTACGGAAACTTTGATCGCTGAAGCCCACGAACTTCTCAAAACGTGGAAGACCATCATTGAAAAGTTTCACGCCACGGAGGAACCCTCTTTACTCTACGAAGAAACGGATCTAGTAAAAAAGGCTGTCGTTACTGGAATCGACAAGAACTTTAACCGATTGCTTATAGATGACTACGCCACTTACCGGAAGTGCCGTCACATAATGAAGAAATACTCCCCGGAAAGCACAATGAAAATCGAATATTATAGAGATTCTGTCCCTATGTTCGAACGCTTTAACGTGGAAAAAGAAATAGAAAAAGCCACAAAAAGAAAAATTTGGCTTACCAGCGGGGGGTATCTTTTCTTCGATAGAACGGAAGCCATGCACACAGTTGATGTTAACTCCGGTCGTAGCACCCAGTTAGAGGGTGGCGTGGAAGAGACTCTGGTTCAAATCAACTTAGAAGCTGCAGAGGAGATTGCAAGACAGCTCCGTCTTCGAAATGTAGGTGGCCTTGTCATTATTGATTTCATTGACATGAAATCCAGAAAAAACCAAAAGCGAGTTTTAGAGAGACTAAAAGAGCATATGAAAGCAGACTCTGCTAGATGTACTATATTGAGTATGAGCGAGTTTGGTTTGGTTGAAATGACTCGCCAAAGAAACAGAGAATCTTTAGTACAAACTTTATTTACTCCATGTCCTTACTGCTGTGGTAATGCTTTGATCAAAACTAATGAAAGCATAGCTATCGAAATTGAACGAGAGTTAAAAAAAGTAATCAATTATCGCAATCACCGAAATCTTTGCCTTGTTGTTCACCCGGAATTGGCTTCTTACATGAAGTTGGAAGGGGATGACATTGCTTTGATCAGACTGGCTAAACAACTGAAAGCCAAACTTCAAATCAACACCTCTGATGAACTTCATCTTAATCACTATCAGTTCTTTTCTTTGATCACTGGAGAAAAGATAGATTTATAA
- a CDS encoding insulinase family protein, with amino-acid sequence MRKVCIITLLSFFTNLFSPPCQAAPNEIAFKQLEELNCEDIYDIRIVPDRCFLKTFTPAFKDQQTFKFVCANGLPVVVISDPSLPTSGACLVIGSGSSEDPLELPGLAHFTEHSVFLGNRKYPQPREFPSFLSKNGGKYNAFTFPHKTVYLFSVDNAAFLETLDRFTSMFTYPLFEQEYLDKEKNAVQQEFARNTLSDERRIQRISEMIAPKDHTFHRFHCGNLETLAPVKEKNIHQWYAQHYSPENMHALVYTNLSIENSIKDIAKAFSWIPISNRYKPNQLDKSQSHPYPLSIFVTKAVQPKRYMNIHWLLSDKDNCSPTCGDLIAQILSSKEKGSLQDVLIKEDLVISVQANFFKCSGKSAIMDIDFRLTPKGAENYESVITRLFQSLKLLKEKGIPSHCFKEDIRMREINYCFRSKEPLFDLLCVESEHILREDISTYPHRSISPLPFSKNEEKHFLSKLCDPSSARYILSSPDFPSINEASSDPLLSKAVSIQKDTIFPELIIYEIPLTENCRKSLSNLEMHNELKLPGRNLFIPAHIESVPLVEPSSEGYPFSIIPEQNSNKIRSFYCQDNYYTIPKAACYLRIKTPLLQETNARHAVLAKIYCLAAKNAIRHITYQAEAAGIENSISASRTGIDIELFGYTENLPLVLQKILFSLRNVELNKKKFQYYLSTISDEYAEATTACPIISGVDYLYSQSVTNFCSNREKLQACQEVSYEDYKNFQRHVYDDIFLESMVLGNLSIEERAYLSSIFEHFSDKSKTFTSTDQSLFLNKTGIPQVLDFPYPLPANAMLLGLQNPYIVSSIDNTVVTEMITPWLRDIYFNELRTQQQTGYFVSALYREVNTEPLVLFLIRSDTYTPNDLLNRTTLFLSQVAENLEGYGLTEEAFQAMQNAYIRKFSSPEISFEQLNSTLFSNCFDKSTPNPRYLEDKIETAKKLTYEECIEYCKNLLKNNKNSVAIRILGNK; translated from the coding sequence ATGAGAAAAGTTTGCATTATTACTCTACTGAGTTTCTTCACAAATCTTTTCTCCCCCCCATGCCAAGCTGCCCCAAACGAAATCGCCTTCAAACAACTAGAAGAATTAAACTGTGAGGATATCTATGATATACGCATTGTTCCCGATCGGTGTTTCCTAAAAACCTTTACTCCCGCTTTCAAAGACCAACAAACCTTTAAGTTCGTTTGTGCCAACGGGCTACCTGTCGTCGTAATTTCAGACCCTTCATTGCCAACTTCCGGAGCATGTCTTGTGATTGGTTCCGGAAGCTCTGAAGATCCTCTTGAATTACCCGGACTAGCACATTTCACGGAACACAGTGTTTTTCTAGGAAATAGAAAGTATCCTCAGCCAAGAGAATTTCCATCCTTTTTGAGCAAAAACGGAGGCAAGTACAATGCATTTACTTTCCCTCATAAGACCGTCTATTTATTCTCTGTCGACAATGCAGCCTTCCTTGAAACATTAGATCGATTCACCAGCATGTTTACTTATCCGTTGTTCGAGCAAGAGTATCTAGACAAAGAGAAAAATGCAGTCCAACAAGAATTTGCTCGAAATACTCTTTCAGATGAGAGAAGAATACAAAGAATCTCTGAAATGATCGCCCCGAAGGATCATACCTTCCACCGGTTTCACTGCGGTAACCTCGAAACTCTCGCACCCGTAAAGGAAAAAAATATTCATCAGTGGTATGCTCAGCATTATTCCCCGGAAAATATGCATGCCCTGGTATACACAAACCTCTCAATTGAAAATTCCATAAAGGATATCGCTAAAGCCTTTTCCTGGATTCCTATTTCTAACCGATATAAGCCAAACCAGCTAGATAAATCCCAATCTCACCCCTATCCTTTGTCTATCTTTGTTACCAAAGCTGTACAACCAAAACGTTACATGAACATTCATTGGCTGCTTTCGGATAAAGATAACTGTTCCCCTACTTGCGGTGATTTAATTGCACAAATTCTTTCCAGCAAGGAAAAAGGTAGTCTACAAGATGTTTTGATTAAAGAAGACTTGGTCATCTCGGTGCAAGCAAACTTTTTCAAATGCTCAGGCAAATCCGCTATCATGGATATAGATTTTCGCCTAACTCCCAAAGGAGCAGAAAACTATGAAAGCGTTATAACAAGACTCTTCCAATCTTTAAAGCTCCTTAAAGAAAAAGGAATTCCTTCTCATTGCTTCAAAGAAGATATTCGCATGAGAGAAATCAATTATTGTTTTCGCTCAAAAGAGCCTCTGTTCGATTTGCTTTGTGTTGAGTCTGAGCACATTCTTCGAGAAGATATTTCCACATATCCCCATCGTTCAATTTCTCCCTTACCTTTTTCAAAAAATGAAGAAAAACACTTTTTGAGCAAGTTGTGTGACCCTTCTTCTGCTCGATACATCCTCTCCTCTCCAGACTTTCCCTCCATCAATGAAGCTTCTTCTGATCCCCTGTTATCGAAAGCTGTATCTATCCAGAAAGACACTATATTCCCTGAATTAATCATTTATGAGATCCCTCTCACGGAAAACTGCAGAAAGTCTCTCAGTAATTTGGAAATGCATAACGAACTAAAACTTCCCGGAAGGAACTTGTTCATTCCTGCGCATATCGAAAGCGTGCCTCTAGTAGAACCTAGCTCTGAAGGATATCCATTTTCTATAATCCCAGAACAAAATTCGAATAAAATTCGGTCCTTCTACTGTCAAGACAACTACTATACCATCCCCAAAGCTGCGTGTTATCTAAGAATTAAAACCCCTCTGCTTCAAGAAACAAACGCAAGACATGCTGTATTGGCCAAAATCTATTGCTTGGCAGCTAAAAATGCTATCAGGCATATCACTTACCAAGCTGAGGCTGCAGGAATAGAGAATTCTATTTCTGCCTCAAGAACAGGTATTGACATAGAGTTATTTGGTTACACGGAAAATCTGCCTTTGGTTCTACAAAAAATATTATTTTCTTTGCGCAATGTAGAGCTCAACAAGAAAAAATTTCAGTATTACCTCTCCACAATCTCTGACGAGTATGCAGAAGCTACTACAGCCTGTCCCATCATCTCTGGAGTGGATTATCTCTATTCACAATCCGTAACCAATTTCTGTTCAAATAGAGAAAAACTCCAAGCTTGCCAGGAAGTTTCTTACGAAGACTATAAAAATTTCCAACGTCACGTTTACGATGACATCTTTTTAGAAAGCATGGTGTTAGGAAATCTCTCGATCGAGGAACGCGCATATCTCTCCTCAATTTTTGAACATTTTTCAGATAAATCCAAAACTTTTACTTCTACAGACCAGTCTTTGTTCTTAAATAAAACTGGCATTCCTCAAGTCTTAGATTTTCCCTATCCCTTACCAGCTAACGCTATGCTTTTAGGTCTACAAAATCCTTACATAGTTTCTTCCATAGACAACACAGTGGTGACGGAAATGATCACTCCCTGGTTAAGGGATATTTATTTTAATGAACTAAGAACTCAGCAACAAACTGGATATTTTGTCTCAGCGCTTTATAGAGAAGTAAACACTGAACCATTAGTTCTTTTCCTTATACGATCCGACACTTATACTCCCAATGACTTACTAAACCGCACGACCCTTTTCCTTAGTCAGGTAGCAGAAAATTTAGAGGGATATGGGTTGACAGAAGAAGCCTTCCAAGCAATGCAAAACGCTTACATAAGGAAATTCTCTTCTCCAGAAATTTCTTTTGAACAGCTTAATAGCACATTATTCTCTAACTGTTTTGATAAGAGCACTCCAAATCCTAGATATTTGGAAGACAAAATCGAAACAGCAAAGAAATTAACATATGAAGAATGCATTGAATATTGCAAAAATCTACTCAAGAATAACAAAAATTCCGTAGCTATCCGCATTTTAGGGAACAAATAA
- a CDS encoding phosphate acyltransferase (involved in acylation of glycerol-3-phosphate to form 1-acyl-glycerol-3 phosphate for use in phospholipid biosynthesis; functions with PlsY): protein MIKAFTHRVGIDLMGGDRSPVLVFRALLEVVQAGGGDVSYLAIAQEGLQDRLELEKKRVSLLEKVDLDILYVKDAVSMEDTPLSASRKKASSMSVGLDLLAQGEISALFSTGNTGALITLSRLKVPLHPTVSRPALTVRVPTLTGSAIVLDVGANVAVKPEELVNFARMGEAYRKCICSEKRSKIALLNIGSEERKGTESHRIAFKMLQEVYQQDFLGNIEGGDVFAGKADVIVTDGFTGNIFLKTAEGVFEFLLQLLGSHLEDDLKGKLNYSIYPGSVLCGLSKLVVKCHGKANEESLIQGIFGFLQLSKAHLCDKILRELS from the coding sequence ATGATCAAAGCCTTTACCCATCGTGTAGGTATTGATTTAATGGGGGGAGATCGCTCCCCGGTCTTGGTGTTCAGGGCTCTCCTTGAGGTTGTTCAGGCCGGGGGGGGCGACGTTTCCTATCTGGCTATTGCTCAAGAGGGACTTCAAGATAGGCTAGAATTAGAAAAAAAGAGGGTTTCTCTCTTAGAAAAAGTTGATCTGGATATTTTGTATGTGAAAGACGCTGTCTCGATGGAAGATACCCCTCTTTCTGCTAGTAGGAAAAAGGCTTCTTCCATGTCTGTGGGGCTAGATTTGTTGGCGCAGGGAGAAATTTCAGCCTTATTCTCTACCGGCAATACAGGAGCGCTAATTACATTGTCGCGATTAAAGGTTCCTTTACATCCTACAGTCTCCAGGCCTGCTCTTACAGTACGAGTTCCAACTTTAACTGGAAGCGCCATTGTCTTGGATGTTGGAGCTAATGTTGCTGTTAAGCCCGAAGAGTTGGTCAATTTCGCTCGCATGGGCGAGGCTTATAGGAAGTGTATTTGTTCTGAAAAAAGGAGCAAAATTGCTCTCCTAAACATAGGTTCGGAAGAAAGAAAAGGGACGGAAAGTCATCGCATAGCCTTCAAAATGTTACAAGAAGTCTACCAACAAGATTTCTTAGGTAACATAGAGGGAGGAGATGTTTTTGCCGGAAAGGCTGATGTCATTGTTACTGACGGGTTTACTGGAAACATCTTTCTAAAGACTGCAGAAGGAGTTTTTGAATTCCTTTTGCAGTTACTCGGATCTCATTTAGAAGATGATCTGAAGGGTAAGCTGAACTACTCTATTTACCCCGGATCTGTCTTGTGTGGTCTCTCAAAATTGGTCGTCAAGTGCCATGGCAAAGCTAATGAAGAATCTTTGATTCAAGGGATTTTTGGCTTCTTACAGCTTTCTAAGGCTCATCTGTGTGATAAGATTTTACGAGAGCTTAGTTAA
- the ispE gene encoding 4-(cytidine 5'-diphospho)-2-C-methyl-D-erythritol kinase has product MAVYFSPAKINLFLRVIGRKSFGYHEILTPMVALSFGDEVSVGVSSSDSFVCNVKEISGSSNLALKALDLFRQKTGVTTPVTISLKKRIPVGSGMGGGSSNAATVLFALNQIFSVGFSSEQLASMGAHLGSDIPFFFSLGEALCSGRGDVVTTLSEGSIEIAKRFLLVFDNRGVSSDAAYQAFSAKYSPSTENLFELAKNDLEDPVFSFRQDLCRKKKFLQETFSESQVVMSGSGATLVVFSPSRLEEKTPLIFEGSPLRYALAEKIVREKGSWYQSNNFSYN; this is encoded by the coding sequence GTGGCGGTCTATTTTTCTCCTGCGAAGATAAATTTGTTCCTGAGAGTTATTGGTAGAAAGTCATTTGGGTATCACGAAATCCTGACCCCTATGGTTGCCTTGAGCTTCGGTGACGAGGTTTCTGTGGGGGTTTCTTCCTCGGATTCTTTTGTTTGCAATGTTAAAGAAATTTCTGGTTCTAGTAATTTAGCGCTTAAGGCCCTTGATTTGTTTAGACAAAAAACGGGAGTTACTACTCCGGTGACTATTTCCCTTAAGAAAAGGATTCCCGTAGGATCAGGAATGGGAGGAGGTAGTTCCAATGCTGCTACGGTCCTTTTTGCTTTGAATCAAATTTTTTCTGTGGGGTTTTCTAGTGAGCAGTTAGCTTCTATGGGGGCGCACCTGGGGTCTGATATACCATTCTTTTTTTCTTTGGGTGAAGCCTTATGTTCAGGGAGGGGTGATGTCGTAACGACTCTTTCTGAGGGGAGCATCGAGATTGCTAAAAGGTTTCTTTTGGTTTTTGATAACCGCGGGGTTAGTTCTGATGCAGCTTATCAAGCTTTTTCTGCTAAATACTCGCCATCTACCGAGAATCTCTTCGAGTTAGCTAAGAATGATCTAGAGGATCCAGTATTTTCTTTTCGACAAGATTTGTGTAGGAAAAAGAAGTTTCTCCAAGAAACTTTTTCGGAATCTCAGGTGGTGATGTCTGGTTCTGGAGCAACGTTGGTGGTGTTTTCTCCATCAAGACTAGAAGAAAAAACCCCTCTCATCTTCGAAGGGAGCCCTCTCAGATATGCTTTAGCAGAAAAGATTGTCCGAGAAAAAGGTTCTTGGTATCAGAGCAATAATTTTAGTTATAACTAA
- a CDS encoding putative Na+/H+ antiporter, translating to MESAQYSELLRTGALWIFFLSLIHMFLTPYFYKICEGYAHKKMVYPEQREKYGVLSELFRILSRVELVFVLWAVPLFFWFLITEGSRLSTAYFSSRNYIFPFFVVVIVLFIESRPIVFLGERLLSNIANFGKKSPAAWWWTILLIAPLTSTLIKETGTMVLACMLLVAKFFPFSPSKKFSYATAGLLFSNVSIGGMLFPITSRAMFLINPKLRWSSVFALKYFSWKAFLAILISTATYYLIFRKEFQAFPSTVPSRKTTDAVPWWVVCIHILFLVAIIFVRQTPVILVGVVLAFLGFRSLTIMYQSPISFTKVGMVGLFFSGLILFGDLQEWWVLAIMEKASYGGYMIISFIMSMFLDNALVNYLIFKLPLGNDCYHYLAISGAMSAGGLTLMANVPNIVGYLLLRSSFKVRSVSLAWLFVAALPPALISAVVFWAFKNFPIFTLCEFK from the coding sequence ATGGAATCAGCGCAATATTCCGAACTATTGAGAACAGGTGCTTTATGGATTTTCTTCCTTTCTCTGATTCATATGTTTCTAACTCCTTATTTTTACAAGATTTGCGAAGGGTATGCGCACAAAAAAATGGTTTATCCTGAGCAAAGGGAAAAGTATGGAGTCTTATCAGAGCTATTCAGGATACTAAGTCGAGTAGAGTTAGTGTTCGTTCTCTGGGCTGTACCCCTGTTTTTTTGGTTTTTGATTACTGAAGGATCCAGGTTATCAACAGCTTACTTTAGTAGTAGGAACTACATCTTTCCATTTTTTGTTGTTGTTATAGTTTTGTTTATAGAGTCTCGTCCCATAGTGTTTTTAGGTGAGAGATTGTTATCAAACATAGCCAATTTTGGCAAAAAGTCCCCCGCTGCATGGTGGTGGACCATATTGCTAATAGCTCCACTTACTTCTACTTTGATCAAAGAAACAGGTACGATGGTTCTAGCTTGTATGCTACTTGTTGCTAAATTTTTTCCTTTTTCTCCTTCAAAAAAGTTTTCCTACGCGACTGCAGGGCTGTTATTTTCTAATGTTTCCATAGGAGGGATGCTATTCCCGATAACTTCTAGAGCTATGTTCCTGATCAACCCTAAGCTTCGTTGGAGTTCCGTTTTTGCCTTGAAGTACTTTTCTTGGAAAGCCTTTCTGGCTATTTTGATTTCCACAGCGACTTATTACTTGATTTTTAGAAAAGAGTTTCAAGCTTTTCCTTCCACGGTTCCTTCAAGAAAGACAACAGATGCTGTTCCTTGGTGGGTGGTGTGTATTCATATTCTTTTTCTTGTTGCCATTATTTTTGTAAGACAAACCCCTGTAATCCTTGTTGGCGTAGTTTTAGCGTTTCTGGGATTTCGGTCATTAACTATTATGTACCAGTCGCCTATTAGCTTCACAAAAGTAGGCATGGTTGGGCTATTTTTCTCTGGGTTGATATTATTTGGTGATTTGCAAGAATGGTGGGTTTTAGCAATCATGGAAAAAGCATCTTATGGAGGATATATGATAATATCCTTCATTATGTCTATGTTCCTCGACAATGCTCTTGTCAATTATCTCATATTTAAACTGCCACTAGGTAACGATTGCTATCACTATTTAGCAATTTCTGGAGCGATGTCTGCAGGTGGATTAACCTTGATGGCCAATGTTCCTAACATCGTAGGATATTTACTGCTAAGGTCATCTTTCAAAGTTAGATCTGTTTCCTTAGCATGGCTGTTCGTAGCAGCGTTACCTCCAGCTCTAATTTCTGCAGTAGTCTTCTGGGCATTTAAAAACTTTCCTATTTTCACACTTTGTGAATTCAAATAG
- a CDS encoding 1-acyl-sn-glycerol-3-phosphate acyltransferase: MSFLQALNQSLANKELPHDVYERAKMVYLSYVRETEDILSSEWIENMFLQFLELLKTDQKNPFRFPCFHQRIVSPINLEAFGKQFFQPLIDLPHSHLLHSEVTNKMIQQLSSEENVILLANHQVEADPQIMQIVLKSLFPEKLLREIIFLAGDRVTSDPIARPFSMGCNLLCIYSKRHIDSPPEKKEEKLRHNQKSMKVLKTLLSQGSKFIYVAPSGGRDRKDASGQLAPSPFHPDSIEMFRLLGKACSVPTHFYPMALKTFDILPPPPVIEQSIGEQRDTKRSPVHFAFGEEVDLNKIISDTESIDKRVLRELRANAVFNRVQLLYKEIADL, from the coding sequence ATGAGCTTTCTACAAGCCTTAAATCAATCCTTGGCCAACAAGGAACTCCCTCATGACGTTTACGAAAGAGCTAAAATGGTGTATCTTTCGTATGTTCGAGAAACAGAGGATATCCTTTCTTCAGAATGGATTGAGAACATGTTCTTACAGTTTTTAGAACTACTAAAAACTGACCAAAAAAATCCGTTCCGGTTTCCCTGTTTCCACCAGCGGATAGTCTCTCCTATCAATCTAGAAGCATTTGGAAAACAGTTTTTTCAACCTCTAATAGACTTGCCTCACTCTCACCTCTTGCACAGTGAAGTCACCAATAAAATGATTCAGCAACTTTCTTCTGAAGAGAACGTAATTTTGCTTGCTAATCATCAAGTTGAGGCTGACCCACAAATTATGCAGATCGTGTTAAAATCTTTGTTCCCCGAGAAACTGCTCCGAGAAATTATTTTTCTTGCTGGGGATCGAGTTACATCTGACCCTATAGCCAGGCCTTTTAGTATGGGATGTAACCTGCTTTGCATCTATTCCAAGCGACATATTGATTCGCCTCCAGAGAAAAAAGAAGAAAAACTGCGGCACAACCAAAAGAGCATGAAAGTTTTGAAAACACTCTTGTCTCAAGGAAGCAAATTCATTTACGTAGCGCCTTCCGGAGGGAGGGATAGGAAGGATGCTTCAGGGCAATTAGCACCGTCTCCTTTCCATCCAGATAGCATTGAAATGTTTCGTCTTCTAGGTAAAGCTTGCTCCGTGCCAACACATTTTTATCCAATGGCATTAAAAACCTTTGACATTCTCCCTCCTCCACCAGTTATAGAACAGAGTATTGGGGAGCAGCGTGACACTAAACGAAGTCCGGTTCACTTTGCCTTCGGAGAAGAGGTAGATCTTAACAAGATCATTTCTGACACAGAGTCTATTGATAAAAGAGTGCTAAGAGAATTACGAGCTAACGCTGTGTTTAACAGAGTTCAATTGCTATATAAGGAGATTGCCGACTTATGA
- the rpmF gene encoding 50S ribosomal protein L32, which produces MAVPRNRLSNARKNIRRSHHAKRPRQTAVCKNCKNAFIPHTVCSSCGFYNGRAVLQTAERD; this is translated from the coding sequence ATGGCAGTACCACGTAATCGTCTGAGTAATGCAAGAAAAAATATCAGAAGAAGTCATCATGCAAAAAGACCCCGCCAAACTGCGGTATGTAAGAATTGTAAAAATGCTTTCATTCCGCATACAGTTTGCTCTTCTTGTGGTTTTTATAACGGTAGAGCTGTTCTACAAACGGCTGAGAGAGATTAG